The proteins below are encoded in one region of Misgurnus anguillicaudatus chromosome 24, ASM2758022v2, whole genome shotgun sequence:
- the rnf26 gene encoding E3 ubiquitin-protein ligase RNF26 isoform X1 → MGLLNFVFSTIGKCIDIICLLLDLNFVIVSSIIQLLVTVISFVNSLPMLLTNSVLECWNITLLCIITMRDGVTIVTHNMLGGGMQLVGGALESFKMIGYLSSHLLFRTKELVHRGLLSGHGLLRQAWEGCGIVFSLLLYFINTIINLLLIGTQNLYAVFVSMVEAVSCPLQKALELTLTVLTFLHSSLVGTSILLWTPCRLAMEFLGSACHVFVSVFLLNSYGLLLTLVIIASATIYLNPVFIQQAAVHIVNYINTVPTMHHLNMLERNLWRRIAWLRSRIGLWVPSARREAVDREEPNREQQPPPADMDRGDPVVEDGPQGAQQVDDPIDLPLPSTSSHRPLQKFPSEGSCKGPPTENLLTLLQEQEERKKCVICQDSTKTVVLLPCRHLCLCRACTNILLTQPIYQHNCPLCRHMILQTMDVYL, encoded by the coding sequence ATGGGTCTGTTGAactttgttttcagtacaattGGAAAATGCATAGATATCATCTGCCTCCTTCTGGATTTAAACTTTGTGATTGTCAGCTCAATAATTCAGCTGCTGGTGACAGTGATCTCTTTTGTCAATAGTTTACCCATGCTACTCACAAACTCTGTGCTGGAGTGCTGGAATATCACTCTTCTTTGCATCATCACAATGAGGGATGGGGTGACTATCGTGACCCATAACATGCTCGGAGGGGGGATGCAGTTAGTCGGAGGTGCGCTGGAAAGTTTCAAGATGATTGGATACCTGTCTTCACATTTACTGTTCCGCACCAAAGAGCTTGTCCACCGCGGTCTGCTGTCAGGACACGGCTTGCTACGGCAGGCCTGGGAGGGTTGTGGCATTGTGTTCAGCCTGTTGCTGTATTTTATCAACACAATCATCAACCTACTGCTTATAGGAACACAGAATTTATATGCCGTGTTTGTCAGCATGGTGGAAGCTGTGTCGTGCCCTTTGCAGAAAGCTCTGGAGTTGACCTTGACTGTGCTTACTTTCCTTCACAGCAGTCTTGTGGGCACCTCCATCCTTCTGTGGACACCATGCAGACTGGCCATGGAGTTCCTGGGTTCTGCGTGCCACGTCTTTGTCAGCGTATTCCTGCTCAACTCGTATGGGTTGCTGCTCACCCTTGTCATCATTGCGAGTGCCACAATCTACCTAAACCCTGTATTCATTCAGCAAGCAGCTGTGCACATAGTCAATTACATCAACACAGTGCCAACCATGCACCACTTAAATATGCTCGAGAGGAACTTGTGGCGGCGAATCGCCTGGCTTCGCAGTCGGATAGGCCTCTGGGTGCCTTCTGCAAGAAGAGAAGCTGTAGACAGGGAAGAGCCCAACCGAGAGCAGCAACCTCCTCCAGCTGACATGGATAGAGGAGACCCGGTGGTGGAGGATGGACCCCAGGGTGCCCAGCAAGTGGACGATCCAATAGACCTCCCTCTCCCCAGCACCAGCTCCCACAGGCCGCTGCAGAAATTTCCCTCTGAGGGCAGTTGCAAAGGCCCTCCGACCGAAAACCTGCTGACACTTTTACAGGAGCAGGAGGAGAGGAAGAAGTGTGTCATTTGTCAGGACAGCACTAAGACCGTTGTGCTTCTGCCCTGTCGTCACTTGTGCTTGTGCAGAGCCTGCACCAACATTCTGCTAACCCAACCTATCTACCAACACAACTGCCCTCTGTGTCGCCACATGATCTTACAGACCATGGACGTTTATCTCTGA
- the rnf26 gene encoding E3 ubiquitin-protein ligase RNF26 isoform X2 yields MLLTNSVLECWNITLLCIITMRDGVTIVTHNMLGGGMQLVGGALESFKMIGYLSSHLLFRTKELVHRGLLSGHGLLRQAWEGCGIVFSLLLYFINTIINLLLIGTQNLYAVFVSMVEAVSCPLQKALELTLTVLTFLHSSLVGTSILLWTPCRLAMEFLGSACHVFVSVFLLNSYGLLLTLVIIASATIYLNPVFIQQAAVHIVNYINTVPTMHHLNMLERNLWRRIAWLRSRIGLWVPSARREAVDREEPNREQQPPPADMDRGDPVVEDGPQGAQQVDDPIDLPLPSTSSHRPLQKFPSEGSCKGPPTENLLTLLQEQEERKKCVICQDSTKTVVLLPCRHLCLCRACTNILLTQPIYQHNCPLCRHMILQTMDVYL; encoded by the coding sequence ATGCTACTCACAAACTCTGTGCTGGAGTGCTGGAATATCACTCTTCTTTGCATCATCACAATGAGGGATGGGGTGACTATCGTGACCCATAACATGCTCGGAGGGGGGATGCAGTTAGTCGGAGGTGCGCTGGAAAGTTTCAAGATGATTGGATACCTGTCTTCACATTTACTGTTCCGCACCAAAGAGCTTGTCCACCGCGGTCTGCTGTCAGGACACGGCTTGCTACGGCAGGCCTGGGAGGGTTGTGGCATTGTGTTCAGCCTGTTGCTGTATTTTATCAACACAATCATCAACCTACTGCTTATAGGAACACAGAATTTATATGCCGTGTTTGTCAGCATGGTGGAAGCTGTGTCGTGCCCTTTGCAGAAAGCTCTGGAGTTGACCTTGACTGTGCTTACTTTCCTTCACAGCAGTCTTGTGGGCACCTCCATCCTTCTGTGGACACCATGCAGACTGGCCATGGAGTTCCTGGGTTCTGCGTGCCACGTCTTTGTCAGCGTATTCCTGCTCAACTCGTATGGGTTGCTGCTCACCCTTGTCATCATTGCGAGTGCCACAATCTACCTAAACCCTGTATTCATTCAGCAAGCAGCTGTGCACATAGTCAATTACATCAACACAGTGCCAACCATGCACCACTTAAATATGCTCGAGAGGAACTTGTGGCGGCGAATCGCCTGGCTTCGCAGTCGGATAGGCCTCTGGGTGCCTTCTGCAAGAAGAGAAGCTGTAGACAGGGAAGAGCCCAACCGAGAGCAGCAACCTCCTCCAGCTGACATGGATAGAGGAGACCCGGTGGTGGAGGATGGACCCCAGGGTGCCCAGCAAGTGGACGATCCAATAGACCTCCCTCTCCCCAGCACCAGCTCCCACAGGCCGCTGCAGAAATTTCCCTCTGAGGGCAGTTGCAAAGGCCCTCCGACCGAAAACCTGCTGACACTTTTACAGGAGCAGGAGGAGAGGAAGAAGTGTGTCATTTGTCAGGACAGCACTAAGACCGTTGTGCTTCTGCCCTGTCGTCACTTGTGCTTGTGCAGAGCCTGCACCAACATTCTGCTAACCCAACCTATCTACCAACACAACTGCCCTCTGTGTCGCCACATGATCTTACAGACCATGGACGTTTATCTCTGA
- the c1qtnf5 gene encoding complement C1q tumor necrosis factor-related protein 5: MTSLQTWPLSFLLVIAVHCSNSLEDNKIPSLCTGSPGIPGSPGLHGSPGQPGRDGRDGRDAQPGEKGETGNRGEPGQPGIRGLTGDRGDPGEKGEKGNPGECAVAPKSAFSAKLSEARTAPLTVGEAIRFDKIILNEQGDYNHETGRFTCRVPGVYYFAVHATVYRTSLQFDLIKNGHTVASYFQIFGNWSKPASLSGGTLMHLIPGDQVWVQMALTEYTGFYSSPKTDSTFTGFLVYSDWKNSAVFA, encoded by the exons ATGACCTCTTTGCAGACGTGGCCACTTTCCTTCCTGCTTGTTATTGCAGTGCACTGTTCTAACTCACTGGAAGACAACAAGATCCCCAGTTTATGCACAGGCAGCCCAGGTATCCCAGGATCTCCTGGATTGCACGGCAGCCCTGGTCAGCCCGGCAGGGATGGACGAGACGGACGTGATGCTCAACCAGGAGAGAAAGGAGAAACTGGAAACAGAGGAGAGCCAG GTCAGCCAGGTATAAGGGGTCTCACGGGAGACAGAGGCGATCCAGGTGAAAAGGGGGAAAAAGGAAACCCAGGCGAGTGTGCAGTGGCACCCAAGTCGGCTTTCAGTGCCAAGCTCTCCGAGGCCCGCACTGCACCCTTGACAGTAGGGGAAGCAATACGCTTTGACAAGATTATTCTGAATGAGCAAGGGGATTATAATCACGAAACCGGACGTTTCACCTGCAGAGTCCCGGGTGTTTACTACTTTGCTGTTCACGCCACAGTCTACCGCACCAGCTTACAGTTTGACCTCATTAAGAACGGACACACTGTGGCCTCCTACTTTCAGATCTTCGGGAACTGGTCCAAACCAGCCTCACTGTCCGGAGGAACACTGATGCACTTGATTCCAGGTGATCAGGTGTGGGTGCAGATGGCACTGACCGAATACACAGGGTTTTACTCCAGCCCTAAGACTGACAGCACTTTCACTGGTTTCCTAGTCTACTCAGACTGGAAAAACTCTGCTGTATTTGCTTAG